Proteins encoded by one window of Pyrinomonadaceae bacterium:
- a CDS encoding class I SAM-dependent methyltransferase codes for MSDKVPTGSDLSATGERLLTTGYGDNSLEHLHRYGLALQFCSGKRVLDIASGEGYGSGLLAHVAESVTGVDISDETVAHAREKYRRPNLKFLQGAADSIPLPEASCDVVVSFETIEHHDRHDEMMGEIKRVLSSDGMLIISSPDKLNYSEDPQINNPFHVKELYREEFHVLVRKYFANVEGLSQKIFYGSLIAPEDDARGFTHYEGGFEDLTAFAELQRPIYNLCVASDAPLPALPVSLYAGWQVFEAALDSARQNGENAVIQSRAYRIGRALTWPARKLLGHD; via the coding sequence ACCGGCGAACGGTTGCTAACAACCGGCTACGGCGACAACAGTCTCGAACATCTGCACCGATACGGCCTGGCTCTGCAGTTCTGCTCCGGCAAACGGGTCCTCGACATTGCCTCCGGAGAGGGGTACGGCTCGGGCCTGCTCGCGCACGTCGCCGAAAGTGTTACCGGCGTGGACATTTCTGACGAGACCGTGGCGCACGCACGTGAGAAGTACCGTCGCCCCAATCTCAAGTTTCTGCAGGGGGCGGCTGATTCAATTCCATTGCCGGAGGCGTCCTGCGACGTTGTTGTCAGCTTTGAAACAATTGAACATCACGATCGCCATGACGAGATGATGGGTGAAATCAAGCGCGTTCTCTCTTCGGACGGGATGCTCATCATTTCCTCACCTGACAAGCTGAACTACTCAGAAGATCCGCAAATCAATAATCCTTTCCACGTGAAAGAACTTTACCGGGAAGAATTTCATGTGCTGGTCAGGAAATATTTCGCCAATGTCGAGGGTCTTTCGCAGAAGATCTTTTACGGCTCGCTGATCGCCCCCGAGGATGATGCGCGCGGTTTCACGCATTACGAAGGCGGCTTCGAAGATTTAACTGCTTTCGCAGAGTTGCAGCGACCAATTTACAACTTGTGTGTGGCGTCGGATGCTCCGTTGCCGGCCCTGCCGGTTAGTCTCTATGCCGGCTGGCAAGTCTTCGAAGCGGCCCTCGACAGCGCCCGGCAGAACGGTGAAAACGCCGTGATCCAATCGCGGGCCTACCGGATTGGCCGCGCCTTGACCTGGCCGGCCAGGAAGTTACTGGGCCACGACTGA
- a CDS encoding glycosyltransferase: MSELLPQPKVSIITPLYNSALIVRPTLESIIGQTYQNWESILVDDGSSDDTARVVEPYLTDPRFRYVSQKNQGIAGARNTGILAATGEWICLLDHDDRWLPEKLEKQIRFALEHRCDLVGTNGFIVHNEQRFPHSADFPEIVEQAARSVTDPSIDVFGLMLKLNFMCTCSVMIRRSLFERFGLFDSEAAPVDDYEMWIRCLPEIKLGFINEPLVEYLVHDANFSRNEIRMHEKAIYALRKTRPRHANDRQRRRQFDQHLLLQYTLLFERLGDEHMYDQALRHSMSLVASGIWGWRILPASLGAFPRKLLRRIQSSIRYRLGLNRAL; the protein is encoded by the coding sequence ATGAGTGAGCTTTTGCCACAACCAAAGGTTTCGATCATTACGCCGCTCTATAACTCTGCCCTTATTGTGAGACCGACACTCGAGAGTATCATCGGTCAAACCTATCAGAATTGGGAATCAATCCTGGTTGACGATGGCTCCTCGGACGACACCGCGCGCGTAGTCGAGCCTTATTTGACGGATCCGCGGTTCCGGTACGTTTCACAGAAGAATCAGGGAATTGCCGGCGCGCGAAACACCGGGATTCTGGCGGCAACCGGAGAATGGATATGCCTGCTCGATCACGACGACCGCTGGCTGCCAGAGAAACTCGAGAAGCAAATCCGGTTCGCGCTTGAGCACCGTTGCGATCTGGTGGGCACCAACGGATTCATCGTTCACAACGAGCAACGCTTTCCGCACAGCGCTGACTTCCCGGAAATCGTGGAACAAGCGGCGCGCAGCGTCACTGATCCAAGCATCGACGTTTTTGGCTTGATGCTCAAACTGAATTTCATGTGCACTTGTTCGGTTATGATTCGCAGGTCACTGTTCGAGAGGTTTGGTCTATTCGATAGCGAGGCGGCGCCGGTCGACGACTACGAAATGTGGATTCGCTGTCTGCCGGAAATCAAACTCGGTTTCATAAACGAGCCTCTGGTCGAATATCTGGTCCACGATGCTAATTTTTCGCGTAATGAAATCCGGATGCACGAAAAGGCAATTTATGCCCTGCGAAAGACGCGCCCCCGCCATGCAAACGACCGCCAGCGGCGGCGCCAGTTCGACCAGCACCTGCTTTTGCAATACACGTTGCTGTTTGAGAGACTCGGCGACGAGCATATGTATGATCAGGCCCTGCGGCATTCGATGTCCCTGGTAGCGTCCGGTATTTGGGGATGGCGAATACTGCCCGCGTCCCTCGGCGCCTTTCCGCGGAAACTGCTACGACGTATTCAGAGTTCGATTCGTTACCGCTTGGGATTAAATCGCGCGTTGTGA
- a CDS encoding class I SAM-dependent methyltransferase translates to MSSVKPAIDSAISDEITFSFGENWSDYVANVSEDAIRSARSDIEEWLGASTVAGKNILDIGCGSGIHSLCYYQLGAKNIVSMDVDPKSVEATRVMWERAGRPENWRITHGSVLDPDFIGGLGQHDIVYSWGVLHHTGAMWEAIANASSRVARGGLFWIALYVKGPKYAEHLALKQKYNRASRLEKKIMVWKYIAGVMRDRRRAGLNPLKWNEKDGRGMDVYHDIIDWLGGLPYEVASKEEVVDFCGTRGFVLERVKENPEGGNNIYLFSLPA, encoded by the coding sequence ATGTCGTCAGTTAAGCCAGCCATAGACTCTGCCATCAGCGACGAGATTACCTTCTCGTTCGGTGAGAATTGGAGTGATTACGTCGCGAATGTCTCTGAGGATGCGATCCGAAGCGCCCGATCTGACATCGAAGAGTGGCTTGGGGCAAGCACCGTGGCCGGTAAGAATATTCTCGACATCGGATGCGGTTCCGGCATCCACTCGCTCTGCTATTATCAGCTGGGCGCAAAGAACATTGTTTCAATGGATGTCGACCCGAAAAGCGTCGAAGCTACCCGCGTCATGTGGGAGAGGGCGGGGCGGCCCGAGAATTGGAGAATCACGCATGGCTCGGTTTTGGATCCTGACTTTATCGGCGGTCTCGGCCAGCACGACATTGTCTATTCGTGGGGCGTGCTTCATCACACGGGAGCGATGTGGGAAGCCATAGCAAACGCCTCGTCGCGAGTTGCAAGAGGCGGCCTGTTCTGGATTGCCCTTTACGTTAAGGGGCCGAAGTACGCGGAGCACCTCGCGCTCAAGCAAAAGTACAACCGCGCATCAAGGCTCGAAAAGAAGATCATGGTGTGGAAGTACATCGCCGGCGTGATGCGCGATCGACGGAGAGCGGGCCTCAATCCGCTTAAATGGAACGAGAAAGACGGCCGCGGCATGGACGTTTATCACGACATCATCGACTGGCTGGGCGGTCTGCCCTACGAGGTCGCCAGTAAAGAAGAAGTCGTGGACTTCTGTGGCACGCGGGGCTTCGTCCTCGAAAGGGTCAAAGAGAATCCCGAAGGTGGCAATAACATTTACCTGTTCTCGCTGCCCGCCTGA
- a CDS encoding glycosyltransferase, protein MPKKDQSVDAALPRGTRVIIVIGPLELGGAERQALLLARHLAHEQGAEVEVWGYGEPGRAAELCEEYGVTWRSMPVPLPWSPSRRQQARRLAAFAYALRRARPDVILPFMFFQSVACGLVWRWTGARVCLWNQRCEGRDRLGSWTEKLAVRLTPHFIANSEHGADFLVQHLGVNRELLDVVHNGVQLPPATQDRATWRKQLDVSDECFVACMVANLQQFKDHVTLLKAWRIVVDRLRAMNREAVLLLAGRFDETHLSLKALAYDLELGREVRFLGPVKDLAGLLAATDLGVHSSVYEGCPNGVLECMFAGLAVVGTDYPGIREAVGPQNYELLAPPADAEALAERIVAMALDPEARGAIGAANRLRIDAEFGPSLMYQKILSLISKGLTKKLPAPRVSPDATLLAGSNEAR, encoded by the coding sequence ATGCCCAAGAAAGACCAAAGCGTCGACGCCGCACTTCCGCGCGGTACTCGCGTAATCATCGTCATCGGTCCGCTTGAACTCGGCGGGGCCGAGCGGCAGGCGCTCCTTCTGGCCCGCCACCTTGCCCACGAACAAGGAGCCGAGGTTGAAGTGTGGGGATATGGAGAGCCGGGACGGGCGGCGGAACTTTGCGAGGAGTACGGCGTGACCTGGCGCAGTATGCCGGTGCCTTTGCCCTGGTCGCCGAGCCGGCGCCAGCAGGCCAGACGGCTCGCCGCGTTCGCGTACGCGCTGCGACGCGCCCGGCCCGACGTCATTCTGCCCTTCATGTTCTTTCAAAGCGTGGCGTGCGGTTTGGTATGGCGATGGACCGGCGCGCGCGTTTGTCTTTGGAATCAACGCTGCGAGGGGCGCGATCGTTTGGGGTCGTGGACGGAAAAGTTGGCCGTGCGCTTAACACCACACTTCATCGCCAACTCAGAGCACGGCGCAGACTTCCTTGTGCAGCACCTCGGTGTTAATCGGGAACTCCTGGACGTGGTGCACAACGGTGTGCAGCTTCCGCCGGCAACCCAGGACCGCGCTACGTGGCGCAAGCAACTCGACGTGAGCGACGAATGTTTTGTGGCTTGCATGGTGGCGAACCTGCAGCAATTCAAGGACCACGTAACGCTCTTGAAAGCCTGGCGAATCGTTGTCGACCGGTTGCGCGCGATGAATCGAGAGGCCGTGCTGCTTTTGGCAGGACGCTTTGACGAAACACATCTCAGTTTGAAGGCGCTGGCTTATGACCTGGAACTGGGTCGAGAGGTCCGGTTTTTGGGACCGGTGAAGGACCTGGCCGGATTGCTGGCCGCGACTGACCTCGGCGTGCACAGCTCCGTTTACGAAGGCTGTCCCAATGGCGTGCTGGAGTGCATGTTCGCCGGATTGGCAGTAGTCGGTACGGATTATCCGGGAATACGTGAAGCGGTGGGCCCGCAAAACTATGAGCTGCTCGCGCCTCCGGCCGACGCTGAAGCACTCGCGGAACGAATTGTAGCGATGGCTTTAGATCCCGAAGCGCGAGGCGCAATAGGGGCCGCCAACCGCTTGCGCATCGACGCAGAGTTTGGCCCAAGCCTGATGTATCAGAAGATATTGTCTCTGATTAGCAAGGGACTGACGAAGAAGTTGCCGGCACCGCGCGTCTCTCCCGACGCAACCTTGCTGGCGGGAAGTAATGAAGCGCGCTGA
- a CDS encoding class I SAM-dependent methyltransferase gives MSERNMHVPDELRCLDHAQPLTTGGGQIEDASVLTCASGCRVPVVNGIPRFVDSTNYASAFGLQWKKFKKTQLDSYTGTTISKDRLTRCFGGSLEVVRGKSVLEVGCGAGRFTELLLDAGANVFACDLSRAVEANYENCHQWPDYFVCQANALRVPVLPRSFDFVLCIGVIQHTPSPEETIAALAGYIKPGGTLVIDHYSPYYVQNFLQRNLRRILIRLPAPLAKPLTLGLARALLPLHRLSLKWVPKRGLWRLRAALLKHSPFLDYLELFPELGDQLMGEWSVLDTHDALTDYYKHLRTREQIEACLRSCGLVELEVSYGGNGVEARAKMPASAVAGSGL, from the coding sequence TTGTCTGAACGCAACATGCATGTGCCTGATGAATTGCGCTGTCTTGATCATGCGCAGCCGCTAACCACTGGCGGCGGCCAAATCGAAGACGCATCCGTCCTCACCTGCGCGAGCGGTTGCCGCGTGCCGGTGGTGAACGGCATTCCGCGTTTCGTTGACTCTACAAACTATGCCTCGGCGTTCGGGCTGCAGTGGAAAAAATTCAAAAAGACGCAACTCGACTCCTACACCGGCACCACTATTTCCAAAGACCGACTCACGCGTTGCTTCGGCGGTTCGCTCGAGGTAGTGCGCGGCAAGAGCGTGCTCGAAGTTGGTTGCGGCGCCGGTCGTTTCACCGAGTTGCTGCTCGACGCCGGCGCGAACGTGTTTGCCTGCGACCTGTCGCGCGCGGTCGAAGCCAACTACGAAAACTGTCATCAATGGCCTGACTACTTCGTTTGCCAGGCCAACGCGCTTCGCGTCCCGGTGTTGCCGCGGTCGTTCGATTTCGTCCTCTGCATCGGAGTCATCCAGCACACACCATCGCCCGAAGAGACCATCGCGGCCCTCGCGGGCTACATTAAGCCGGGCGGAACGCTGGTCATCGACCATTACTCGCCCTATTACGTTCAGAACTTCCTGCAGAGAAATCTGCGGCGTATTCTCATCCGGTTACCCGCACCGCTGGCTAAACCGTTGACGTTGGGATTGGCCCGTGCGCTGCTTCCCCTTCACCGTCTGTCTTTGAAATGGGTACCAAAGCGTGGCCTGTGGCGCTTGCGGGCTGCGCTCCTGAAACATTCACCCTTCCTTGATTATCTCGAGCTTTTCCCGGAACTCGGCGATCAACTGATGGGCGAATGGTCGGTGCTTGACACACACGACGCGTTGACTGATTACTATAAACACCTTCGCACTCGTGAACAGATCGAAGCTTGTTTGCGATCATGTGGGCTGGTTGAACTGGAAGTTAGTTACGGGGGTAACGGGGTCGAGGCTCGGGCTAAGATGCCCGCCTCCGCTGTGGCCGGATCCGGACTTTAG
- the asnB gene encoding asparagine synthase (glutamine-hydrolyzing), protein MCGIAGIVRWNGTSPDQSEIDRMTAAIAHRGPDGVGILRRDNVALGHRRLAIIDPELGHQPMSNQDETLWLTYNGEMYNYRELKQELVSRGHRFTTNSDTEVVIHAYQEWGADCLKKFRGMFAFALADFRNRKLFLARDHFGIKPLYYRVGAGYLAFASELAALREVDDQVPGGNLWALELYLRYQYIPTPHTVYQDVYKLPTASYLLLDFDGPCGAPIKYWDINFRAEAGRSDQEWEEEADAVITDSVKAHLVADVPFGVFLSGGIDSSLVAMKMSRILDRPVQAFAIGFREKEYSELAYARQVAERCGIELHTKVVEDDSLDFLPELIAHYGEPFGDSSAIPTWHVSKLAREHVPMVLSGDGGDEGFAGYGTYDHWMKTDPLRLAREDFSRRGLRASFYWARQAVRTRLTTGSWHDLAAWEDILLYVNEASRRALWRDDHHGLIARGCEAFEEADRRARRHDRVAYAQYLDHHTYLPCDILTKVDVASMYHGLEVRTPLIDVRVMGLAARLPLDQRLGRNGSSERIPKYLLKKILGRTFPSDFVNRKKQGFAIPRDLWFQPGQPAREMLESVLLDRGSRLHEFFNPNEVRAQLGIHSEERDNSNALWLLLVLGIWLGQNPHVSFS, encoded by the coding sequence ATGTGTGGAATCGCTGGCATCGTGCGCTGGAATGGAACAAGTCCAGACCAGTCCGAGATCGATCGGATGACTGCGGCCATCGCACACCGCGGACCCGATGGGGTGGGAATACTGCGGCGCGACAATGTCGCGTTGGGTCATCGCCGGCTGGCCATCATTGATCCTGAATTGGGCCATCAGCCCATGTCCAACCAGGACGAGACGCTTTGGCTCACCTACAACGGCGAGATGTACAACTATCGCGAGCTGAAGCAAGAGCTCGTGAGCAGAGGTCATCGCTTCACCACGAATTCCGACACTGAGGTAGTCATCCATGCTTATCAGGAATGGGGCGCTGACTGTCTGAAGAAGTTCCGCGGCATGTTCGCCTTCGCCCTCGCCGACTTCCGCAACCGCAAACTGTTTCTCGCGCGCGATCACTTCGGCATCAAGCCTCTTTACTATCGGGTTGGCGCAGGCTATTTGGCGTTCGCTTCGGAACTCGCCGCCTTGCGCGAAGTGGACGATCAGGTCCCTGGCGGAAACCTCTGGGCGTTGGAACTCTACCTTCGTTATCAGTACATACCGACGCCGCACACCGTTTACCAGGACGTTTACAAACTGCCAACGGCCAGCTATCTGCTGCTGGACTTTGACGGCCCCTGCGGCGCACCGATCAAATATTGGGACATAAACTTCCGTGCCGAAGCCGGAAGGTCGGACCAGGAGTGGGAAGAAGAGGCTGATGCGGTCATCACCGATTCGGTGAAAGCCCACCTCGTCGCCGACGTTCCTTTCGGAGTGTTTCTTTCAGGCGGAATAGATTCTTCGCTCGTGGCGATGAAGATGAGCCGGATCCTTGACCGCCCCGTTCAGGCCTTCGCTATCGGTTTCAGAGAAAAGGAGTATTCGGAACTCGCTTACGCGCGACAGGTCGCCGAGCGTTGCGGAATCGAGCTTCACACGAAAGTGGTTGAAGACGATTCGTTAGACTTCCTGCCTGAACTGATCGCGCACTACGGCGAGCCCTTCGGCGATAGCTCGGCAATTCCTACCTGGCACGTCTCGAAACTCGCGCGCGAGCACGTCCCGATGGTTCTTTCAGGCGACGGCGGAGACGAAGGCTTCGCGGGCTACGGCACGTACGACCATTGGATGAAAACCGACCCACTGCGCCTCGCGCGTGAGGATTTTTCGCGGCGCGGACTGCGGGCCTCGTTCTATTGGGCGCGACAGGCGGTGCGGACACGACTGACCACCGGTTCGTGGCATGACTTGGCCGCGTGGGAGGACATACTCCTTTACGTGAACGAAGCGAGCCGCCGCGCACTGTGGCGCGACGACCACCACGGCCTGATCGCTCGTGGTTGCGAAGCCTTTGAAGAAGCTGATCGGCGCGCACGTCGCCACGATCGCGTGGCCTACGCACAGTATCTCGACCACCATACCTATCTTCCGTGTGACATCTTGACCAAGGTTGACGTGGCTAGTATGTATCACGGTCTGGAAGTGAGAACACCGCTCATAGACGTGCGCGTGATGGGATTGGCCGCGCGTTTGCCGCTCGACCAGCGGCTGGGACGCAACGGCTCGTCAGAGCGCATACCTAAGTACCTTCTGAAGAAGATCCTGGGCCGGACTTTTCCTTCTGACTTCGTAAACCGCAAGAAACAGGGCTTTGCGATTCCACGAGACCTCTGGTTCCAGCCCGGACAGCCTGCCCGCGAAATGCTTGAGTCGGTGTTACTCGACCGCGGCAGTCGGCTCCACGAATTCTTCAACCCGAACGAGGTGCGCGCGCAATTGGGCATACACAGCGAGGAACGTGACAACTCAAATGCCCTCTGGCTCCTGCTCGTGCTCGGCATTTGGCTTGGACAGAACCCACACGTCAGTTTTAGCTAG
- a CDS encoding glycosyltransferase produces MMSPPDSWHVRTYITAYENGPLNHATRIRLVDEGKVKRLIDRSWARARRRTWNSIRYAEEWLARIIRSWQPNIVHTFSLEAAEFYFAVRRTYPVGRESKWVLQARGGADLAWTHFDPALRGKIGEVLRACDQLLSDNTQNFRIARELGVREDQLSSIGTVPGTGGIDIKDLSSRWEGPPSTRRVILWPKVYEWPWSKAMPIFEALKLCWDRIQPCEVEMLATTPDTKMYYWTLPEHMRRSCRLRDRVPRVEALRAMTRARVMLAPSLVDGTPNSMFEAMAAGALPIVSPLETILGVVEEEQNVLFARNLYPEEIAGALVRAMTDDTLVDAAAQRNLELVNRIANRDEVRTRVTAFYDRLASE; encoded by the coding sequence ATGATGTCCCCGCCGGATTCCTGGCATGTAAGAACCTACATCACCGCCTACGAGAACGGACCTCTCAACCATGCGACGCGGATTCGTCTGGTAGATGAAGGAAAGGTTAAGCGCCTGATTGACAGGAGCTGGGCGCGCGCCAGGCGGCGGACGTGGAACAGCATCCGGTATGCCGAAGAATGGCTGGCCCGGATAATTCGTAGTTGGCAACCTAACATCGTCCACACTTTCTCGCTCGAAGCGGCTGAGTTTTATTTCGCAGTCCGACGCACTTATCCAGTCGGGCGCGAGTCCAAGTGGGTGTTGCAGGCCCGGGGTGGGGCCGATCTCGCCTGGACTCATTTCGACCCCGCGCTGCGCGGAAAGATTGGCGAAGTCCTGCGTGCGTGCGACCAGCTGTTGAGCGACAACACTCAGAACTTTCGGATCGCGCGCGAACTGGGAGTCCGCGAGGATCAACTTTCGAGCATCGGGACGGTCCCCGGCACGGGCGGCATCGACATCAAAGACTTATCGAGCAGGTGGGAGGGTCCGCCTTCGACGCGTCGCGTGATCCTCTGGCCTAAGGTTTACGAGTGGCCGTGGTCCAAGGCGATGCCGATCTTCGAGGCCCTCAAGCTATGCTGGGATCGAATACAACCGTGCGAGGTGGAAATGCTGGCGACGACGCCCGATACAAAAATGTATTACTGGACGCTCCCCGAACACATGCGCCGGTCGTGTCGCCTTCGCGACCGGGTTCCGAGGGTTGAGGCGCTTCGGGCGATGACCCGTGCCCGCGTAATGCTTGCTCCGTCGCTCGTGGACGGAACGCCAAATTCCATGTTCGAGGCGATGGCCGCAGGCGCCCTGCCTATTGTCTCGCCTTTGGAGACGATCCTGGGGGTGGTTGAGGAAGAACAGAACGTACTTTTCGCGCGCAACCTGTATCCTGAAGAAATTGCCGGCGCACTCGTAAGGGCGATGACGGATGACACACTGGTTGACGCTGCCGCGCAACGTAATCTGGAACTGGTCAATCGCATTGCCAATCGTGATGAAGTGCGCACGCGAGTGACTGCGTTTTACGATCGGCTGGCCAGTGAATAA
- a CDS encoding glycosyltransferase family A protein: MPLKSTVNAAESEEGRRPLVSVIIPTHNYGGLIGETLDSLRAQTLTDWECIIVDDGSTDNTAEVVKAYCERDSRIKYFPQQQTRLQAAAKNVGLQKSAGRHIQFLDADDLLESHKLERQVSYLDSHPDVDLVYGSANYFTTQKNEHLSWTMPDNHSWPQISGSGSALLESLVRKNTMVISAPLMRRSLSEKVGLFDEGLPPAEDWDYWLRCALAGARFQFAELKDTGVLIRIHSTSSSQNRRRMHKAGQRIRKKLAGSIESKEIRGLNQELRAQEEAEFAVSQPHPPNSLSATVHLMRATWFAPRLRWKAKLFAGALIAPFISPGRLANTLFKPIVKSARDYSAQSGR, from the coding sequence ATGCCGCTCAAATCCACAGTGAACGCTGCCGAGTCCGAAGAAGGTAGACGTCCGCTCGTCAGCGTCATCATTCCGACGCACAACTACGGCGGGCTAATTGGTGAAACACTGGACAGCCTGCGGGCGCAAACGCTCACCGATTGGGAGTGCATCATTGTCGATGACGGCTCAACTGACAACACGGCCGAGGTTGTAAAAGCTTATTGCGAACGTGATTCACGAATCAAATATTTTCCTCAGCAGCAAACCCGGCTTCAAGCTGCCGCAAAGAATGTTGGCCTGCAAAAGAGTGCAGGCCGGCACATTCAGTTCCTCGATGCTGACGATCTACTGGAATCGCATAAATTGGAACGACAGGTGAGCTATCTGGACAGCCATCCCGACGTTGACCTCGTTTACGGAAGCGCAAACTATTTCACGACGCAAAAAAATGAACACCTAAGCTGGACAATGCCCGACAATCATTCGTGGCCCCAGATTTCCGGCAGTGGCAGCGCTTTATTGGAATCGCTGGTGCGCAAAAATACCATGGTCATCAGCGCGCCGCTGATGAGGCGCAGCCTGAGCGAAAAAGTTGGCCTGTTCGACGAAGGACTGCCACCGGCGGAGGATTGGGATTATTGGCTGCGGTGTGCGCTTGCCGGCGCTCGTTTTCAATTTGCTGAATTGAAAGACACTGGTGTGCTGATCCGAATTCACTCGACCAGTTCCAGCCAGAATCGCCGGCGAATGCATAAGGCTGGACAGCGGATCCGAAAGAAACTCGCCGGCTCCATCGAAAGCAAGGAGATCCGCGGGCTTAATCAGGAGCTTCGCGCGCAGGAAGAAGCCGAGTTTGCAGTCAGCCAGCCACATCCGCCAAATTCGTTGAGCGCCACAGTACACCTGATGAGAGCCACCTGGTTTGCGCCGAGGCTAAGGTGGAAAGCAAAGTTGTTTGCCGGGGCCCTGATCGCGCCTTTTATCTCACCGGGGCGATTAGCAAACACGCTCTTTAAACCCATCGTAAAATCGGCGCGGGATTATTCCGCGCAAAGCGGGAGATGA
- a CDS encoding glycosyltransferase family 2 protein — translation MNQVVNRLSVAMCTFNGARYLQAQLDSIASQTRPPDELVICDDCSSDETITIIENFARHSSFPVHLHLNDRNLGSTRNFEKATGLCSGELIVFADQDDVWKPEKLRLLEVEFAKRPDVGLVFSDAEIVDEKLHPVGQRMWNQVGFSEKQRQLIREGRALDVLLPGWSVTGATMAFRSKFRDLILPIPTSLPMIHDGWIALMVAAVAEVEFIDEPLILYRQHSEQQIGAPVGRVNEKTGVPLVEVIQRAANQQNSYSELTAIIDVVSQRLGRADNLMVPRETLADLESRRRHLRARSELPATLTGRFAVVLKELTSGRYHRYSNGFASASKDLVRGDRGANQSLKLKA, via the coding sequence TTGAACCAAGTTGTGAACAGGTTGTCGGTGGCCATGTGCACTTTTAATGGTGCCCGCTACCTCCAGGCGCAACTGGACAGCATTGCTTCACAAACACGGCCGCCTGACGAGCTGGTGATCTGCGATGATTGCTCGTCCGACGAGACGATAACGATCATCGAGAACTTCGCCCGTCACTCTTCATTCCCCGTCCATCTGCACCTTAATGATCGGAATCTCGGTTCGACCAGAAATTTTGAAAAGGCCACCGGGCTCTGTAGCGGCGAACTGATCGTGTTCGCCGATCAGGATGACGTGTGGAAGCCTGAGAAACTTCGTTTGCTCGAAGTCGAATTCGCAAAGCGTCCGGACGTTGGACTGGTTTTTAGCGATGCCGAAATCGTTGACGAGAAATTGCACCCAGTCGGCCAGCGAATGTGGAACCAGGTGGGCTTTAGCGAAAAGCAAAGACAATTAATCAGGGAAGGTCGCGCGCTTGATGTGTTGTTGCCCGGGTGGAGCGTGACCGGCGCAACCATGGCTTTCCGCTCGAAGTTCCGCGATCTTATCCTTCCCATCCCGACGAGTCTTCCCATGATTCACGATGGATGGATTGCGTTGATGGTGGCCGCGGTTGCCGAAGTGGAGTTCATCGATGAACCGCTGATCCTCTACCGCCAGCATAGCGAGCAGCAAATCGGCGCCCCGGTCGGACGCGTCAACGAAAAAACGGGAGTGCCTCTGGTTGAGGTTATCCAACGTGCCGCAAACCAACAGAATTCCTATTCCGAACTAACGGCAATTATCGACGTGGTGAGCCAAAGACTGGGTCGGGCAGATAATTTAATGGTCCCGAGAGAGACGCTGGCCGATCTCGAAAGCCGGCGCAGGCATTTACGTGCGCGCAGTGAGCTCCCGGCCACGCTTACGGGCAGATTCGCGGTGGTGTTGAAAGAGCTAACTTCGGGGCGCTACCATCGTTACTCAAATGGCTTTGCCAGCGCCTCTAAAGATCTGGTTAGAGGCGACCGCGGCGCTAATCAAAGCCTAAAGCTGAAAGCGTAG